The Herpetosiphonaceae bacterium genome window below encodes:
- a CDS encoding zinc-dependent alcohol dehydrogenase family protein: protein MFAMLLDRPRQPLRAAEVPIPTPADDEVLIRVHACGLCRTDLHVVDGELTQPKLPLIPGHQIVGSVAACGERVERFVTGERVGVPWLGATCTHCRYCRSGRENLCDQARFTGYQIDGGYAEYTVADQRFCFPLPADYPDLQAAPLLCAGLIGYRSLRMAEDAERIGLYGFGAAAHIVIQVARHQGRRVFAFTRPGDHEAQQFARDLGAIWAGDSGQAPPEELDAAIIFAPVGALVPAALRAVGKGGTVVCGGIHMSDIPSFPYAILWGERSVRSVANLTRRDAEEFLALAPQVPVRTSIQPFPLAAANEALAALRSGQIHGAAVLVVDPALMPEERPLR, encoded by the coding sequence ATGTTTGCAATGCTGCTGGACAGGCCGCGACAACCGCTGCGCGCCGCCGAGGTGCCGATCCCAACGCCCGCCGACGACGAGGTGCTGATTCGCGTTCATGCCTGCGGGCTGTGCCGCACCGATCTGCATGTCGTCGACGGCGAGCTGACACAGCCGAAGCTGCCGCTGATCCCCGGTCATCAGATCGTGGGCAGCGTGGCGGCGTGCGGCGAGCGGGTAGAGCGCTTTGTCACCGGCGAGCGCGTGGGAGTGCCCTGGCTGGGCGCGACCTGCACCCACTGCCGCTACTGCCGCTCAGGCCGCGAGAACCTGTGCGATCAGGCGCGCTTCACCGGCTACCAGATCGATGGCGGCTACGCGGAGTACACCGTCGCCGATCAGCGCTTCTGCTTCCCGCTGCCCGCCGACTATCCCGACCTTCAGGCCGCGCCGCTGCTCTGCGCCGGGCTGATCGGCTACCGCTCGCTGCGCATGGCCGAAGATGCCGAGCGAATCGGGCTGTACGGCTTTGGCGCGGCGGCGCATATCGTGATTCAGGTGGCGCGGCATCAGGGGCGGCGCGTCTTCGCCTTTACCCGTCCCGGCGATCACGAGGCCCAGCAGTTCGCGCGCGACCTTGGCGCGATCTGGGCGGGCGATTCGGGCCAGGCACCGCCCGAAGAGCTGGACGCCGCGATCATTTTCGCGCCGGTCGGGGCGCTGGTGCCAGCCGCGCTGCGCGCTGTGGGCAAAGGCGGCACCGTGGTCTGCGGCGGCATCCACATGAGCGACATTCCCTCGTTTCCGTACGCGATCCTGTGGGGCGAGCGCAGCGTGCGCTCGGTGGCAAACCTGACGCGACGCGACGCCGAGGAGTTTCTGGCGCTCGCGCCTCAGGTGCCGGTACGGACCAGCATCCAGCCGTTTCCGCTCGCGGCGGCCAACGAGGCGCTCGCGGCGCTGCGCAGCGGTCAGATCCACGGCGCGGCGGTGCTGGTCGTCGATCCGGCGCTCATGCCGGAGGAGCGCCCGCTCCGATAA
- a CDS encoding NAD(P)/FAD-dependent oxidoreductase, producing the protein MYDLIIIGGGPAAVAAAFHAQEKQLDAVMIYEDLGGKVGWRESLVGHDLDQQRHREARWQVQWSTAQVQHTTPYLPANDLVRMLISRAMKSGRVIHDRVLGISPGLSFFSVETQAQGVLQATAILVATGATPLRLNVPGAHRLIDPGMSYSIATYAQQVADQSVAVIGGTTRALLGAAELVWTAARVYLVVPNAEQLANPLAHMLIQQPNVEVFPGYEVVEVSGTQTLRELVLMRGGEIHTITVQHAFVDLGLVPNSEVVRALVKTDAHGFIVVDQHNATSAPGIFAAGDVTTTAAEQVMVAIGDGARAAISAYTYILSRWLATERMARPA; encoded by the coding sequence ATGTATGACCTGATCATCATCGGCGGAGGACCGGCAGCGGTCGCGGCGGCCTTTCATGCCCAGGAAAAACAGCTCGATGCCGTCATGATCTACGAAGATCTGGGCGGTAAGGTTGGCTGGCGCGAAAGTCTGGTCGGTCACGATCTGGATCAGCAGCGTCACCGCGAGGCGCGTTGGCAGGTTCAGTGGTCGACAGCGCAGGTGCAGCATACGACGCCATACCTGCCAGCCAACGACCTGGTACGCATGCTGATCAGCCGCGCGATGAAATCGGGCCGCGTGATCCATGATCGCGTGCTTGGTATCTCGCCGGGTCTGTCGTTCTTCAGCGTCGAAACGCAGGCGCAGGGTGTGCTGCAAGCGACCGCGATTCTGGTTGCTACGGGCGCGACACCGCTGCGCCTGAACGTGCCGGGCGCGCACCGGCTGATCGATCCTGGCATGAGCTACTCGATCGCGACGTACGCGCAGCAGGTTGCCGATCAGTCGGTCGCGGTGATCGGCGGCACCACGCGGGCGCTGCTGGGCGCTGCCGAGCTGGTCTGGACGGCGGCGCGGGTCTATCTGGTGGTGCCGAACGCCGAGCAGTTGGCGAATCCATTGGCGCACATGCTGATCCAGCAGCCGAACGTCGAGGTCTTTCCCGGCTACGAGGTGGTCGAGGTCAGCGGCACGCAGACGCTCCGAGAGCTGGTGCTGATGCGCGGAGGCGAGATCCATACGATCACGGTACAGCATGCCTTCGTCGATCTGGGGCTGGTGCCTAACAGCGAGGTCGTCCGTGCGCTCGTCAAGACCGACGCGCATGGCTTTATCGTCGTCGATCAGCACAACGCCACGTCCGCGCCTGGGATCTTCGCGGCGGGCGACGTGACAACGACCGCAGCCGAGCAGGTGATGGTAGCGATCGGCGACGGCGCGCGGGCGGCGATCAGCGCGTATACCTACATTCTGAGCCGCTGGCTGGCTACCGAGCGCATGGCGCGGCCCGCGTAG
- the nadC gene encoding carboxylating nicotinate-nucleotide diphosphorylase, with protein MINPETASFALPAVDLSHYLTPGELQQIVERALAEDLGRGDITSDLLVPSAVQATAVFRARRAGVIAGLDVAAAVYRLVDPALRFGAQVTDGTFVTPDQPIASVSGSARSLLRGERVALNFMQRLSGIASLTARYVAAVRGTRARIVDTRKTTPGLRALEKYAVRAGGGHNHRRDLSDMMLVKDNHLVALRQHGLTLPEAIDRARQALPHAIKIEVEVDRVDQIPAALEARVDAILLDNMPPATLREAVALIDGRALTEASGGVNLETVRALAAAGVDLISVGALTHSAPALDIGLDFVWERGDGR; from the coding sequence ATGATCAATCCAGAAACGGCTTCCTTCGCGCTGCCCGCCGTCGATCTCTCGCACTATCTCACGCCGGGCGAGCTTCAGCAGATCGTCGAGCGAGCGCTGGCCGAAGATCTCGGTCGCGGCGATATTACCTCGGATCTGCTCGTGCCGTCGGCAGTGCAGGCGACGGCGGTATTTCGGGCACGGCGGGCGGGGGTGATCGCCGGGCTCGACGTGGCGGCGGCGGTCTATCGGCTGGTCGATCCGGCGCTGCGCTTCGGAGCGCAGGTGACGGACGGCACCTTCGTGACGCCCGATCAGCCGATCGCCAGCGTGAGCGGCTCGGCGCGCAGCCTGCTGCGGGGTGAGCGCGTGGCGCTCAATTTTATGCAGCGGCTCAGCGGCATCGCTAGCCTGACGGCGCGCTACGTCGCGGCGGTGCGCGGCACACGGGCGCGCATCGTCGATACGCGCAAGACGACGCCGGGGCTGCGCGCGCTGGAGAAGTACGCCGTGCGCGCGGGCGGCGGCCATAACCATCGCCGCGACCTGAGCGACATGATGCTGGTGAAAGATAACCATCTGGTCGCGCTGCGGCAGCACGGCCTGACGCTGCCGGAGGCGATCGATCGGGCGCGGCAAGCGCTGCCGCACGCGATCAAGATCGAGGTCGAGGTCGATCGCGTCGATCAGATTCCGGCGGCGCTCGAAGCCCGCGTTGATGCGATCCTGCTCGACAACATGCCGCCCGCGACGCTGCGCGAGGCGGTCGCGCTGATCGATGGGCGGGCGCTGACCGAGGCATCCGGCGGCGTGAATCTGGAGACGGTGCGCGCGCTGGCGGCGGCGGGCGTCGATCTGATCTCGGTGGGCGCGCTCACGCACTCCGCCCCGGCGCTCGACATCGGCCTTGACTTTGTCTGGGAGCGCGGCGATGGACGCTGA
- a CDS encoding TMEM43 family protein produces the protein MPDQHTEVTHTGFFSNLFNSFIGALLGVLLFFASFVVLWINEGTVNLATIARQSTPVTAASVDPAMEGKLIAATGKLATTEALGDASLLRAQRYLRLERSVEMYAWVEHTRSSTTKNVGGSSTTETTYSYEKEWTSDPERSSSFRYPGGHENPELEFESQSWTASSATIGAYSVNPRELELPEATAVALDEENTEASASWLVRNNYLVSSASALTQPKIGDVRIRYAAVPNNTDVTLFGKASGAQIVPYEAKGTSLYRAFTENREQAIETLDTEYHLWIWIVRAIGFMMMWIGLMLCFSPVNTVLNILPFLGSASSFLTGLIMFCIALPLSIVTIVASIIAHNIFLLIGLLLLLLGGIVLWSRIRRPRLAAQPASI, from the coding sequence ATGCCCGACCAGCACACGGAAGTAACGCATACCGGCTTTTTCAGCAACCTGTTCAACTCGTTTATCGGCGCGCTGCTCGGCGTGCTCCTCTTCTTCGCATCCTTCGTGGTCTTGTGGATCAACGAGGGCACGGTCAATCTGGCGACGATCGCCCGGCAGAGCACGCCCGTTACCGCCGCCTCCGTCGATCCGGCGATGGAGGGCAAGCTGATCGCCGCGACCGGCAAGCTTGCGACGACCGAAGCGCTAGGCGATGCCTCGTTGCTGCGCGCTCAGCGCTACCTGCGGCTAGAGCGCAGCGTCGAAATGTATGCGTGGGTCGAGCATACCCGCAGCAGCACGACCAAGAACGTCGGCGGCAGCTCGACGACCGAGACGACCTACAGCTACGAGAAGGAGTGGACCTCCGACCCGGAGCGGTCAAGCTCCTTCAGGTACCCCGGAGGCCATGAAAATCCTGAGCTGGAGTTCGAGAGCCAGAGCTGGACGGCCAGCAGCGCGACCATCGGCGCGTACAGCGTCAATCCCCGCGAGCTGGAGCTGCCCGAAGCGACGGCGGTCGCGCTCGACGAGGAAAACACCGAGGCCAGCGCGTCTTGGCTGGTGCGGAATAATTACCTCGTCAGCAGCGCAAGCGCGCTGACGCAGCCGAAGATCGGCGATGTTCGTATCCGCTACGCGGCGGTGCCAAATAACACGGATGTGACGCTCTTCGGCAAGGCCAGCGGCGCGCAGATCGTGCCATACGAGGCTAAAGGCACGTCGCTCTACCGCGCCTTCACCGAGAATCGCGAGCAGGCGATCGAGACGCTCGACACGGAGTATCACCTGTGGATCTGGATCGTCCGCGCGATCGGCTTCATGATGATGTGGATCGGCCTGATGCTCTGCTTCTCGCCGGTCAACACGGTGCTGAATATTCTACCTTTCCTCGGCAGCGCCAGCAGCTTCCTGACGGGCCTGATCATGTTCTGTATCGCGCTCCCGCTGTCGATCGTGACGATCGTGGCCTCGATCATCGCCCACAACATCTTCCTGCTGATCGGTCTGCTGCTGCTGTTGCTCGGCGGCATTGTGCTCTGGAGCCGCATCCGTCGGCCAAGGCTGGCAGCGCAGCCAGCGTCAATCTGA
- a CDS encoding cysteine desulfurase family protein — protein sequence MDAETIYLDHAATTPVHARVLDAMLPYFTQQFGNPSGRYPMAEQARAAVDWARQTVATTIGARSSEIVFTGGGSESNNLALQGVAFAARDRGDHIVTTQIEHHAVLRTCAYLERVHGFRVTYLPVDRSGLVDLVALEHALDDRTILVSVMLANNEVGTIQPLAEIAALTRPRGIALHTDAVQALPTLPVDIRALGVDLLTISAHKCYGPKGVGALYVRRGTPLLPQIYGGHQERDRRAGTENVAGIVGLATALQLVRSHDSRTLADLRDRLIRSVLEDVPGAILTGHPTLRLPGHASFCFGGVAGEAVLVALADHGIACSSGSACAAGESEPSHVLTAMGIPDDLAHTAVRLTLGLTNTPEQIEWVAERLPAIVAAVRGVEHVI from the coding sequence ATGGACGCTGAGACGATCTACCTCGATCACGCCGCGACCACGCCGGTCCATGCGCGCGTGCTCGACGCGATGCTGCCCTACTTCACGCAGCAGTTCGGCAACCCGTCGGGGCGCTACCCGATGGCGGAGCAGGCGCGCGCTGCGGTCGATTGGGCGCGGCAGACGGTAGCGACCACCATCGGCGCGCGATCGAGCGAGATCGTGTTTACCGGCGGCGGCAGCGAGAGCAATAATCTCGCGTTGCAGGGCGTGGCCTTCGCCGCGCGCGACCGTGGCGATCACATCGTCACCACGCAGATCGAGCATCATGCCGTGCTGCGCACCTGCGCCTACCTTGAGCGCGTGCATGGCTTTCGGGTCACGTATCTGCCCGTCGATCGATCCGGGCTGGTCGATCTTGTGGCGCTGGAGCACGCCCTCGACGATCGCACGATCCTGGTCAGCGTCATGCTCGCCAACAACGAGGTCGGCACGATCCAGCCGCTCGCCGAGATCGCGGCGCTGACTCGCCCGCGCGGCATTGCGCTGCACACCGACGCGGTGCAGGCGCTACCGACGCTGCCGGTCGACATACGGGCGCTGGGCGTCGATCTGCTGACGATCTCGGCGCATAAGTGCTACGGTCCTAAGGGCGTGGGCGCGCTCTACGTGCGGCGGGGCACGCCCCTGCTGCCGCAGATCTACGGCGGGCACCAGGAGCGCGATCGGCGGGCGGGCACCGAGAATGTCGCCGGGATCGTCGGGCTGGCGACCGCGCTGCAACTGGTTCGCAGCCACGACTCACGCACGCTCGCTGATCTGCGCGATCGGCTGATCCGGAGCGTTCTTGAAGACGTGCCCGGCGCGATCCTGACGGGCCATCCGACGCTGCGGCTGCCGGGCCATGCGAGCTTCTGCTTCGGAGGCGTCGCGGGCGAGGCCGTGCTGGTCGCGCTGGCCGATCACGGCATCGCCTGCTCCAGCGGCTCGGCCTGCGCGGCGGGCGAAAGCGAGCCGTCGCATGTGCTGACGGCGATGGGCATCCCCGACGATCTGGCGCATACCGCCGTGCGGCTCACGCTGGGACTCACCAACACGCCGGAGCAGATCGAGTGGGTGGCCGAGCGGCTGCCCGCGATTGTGGCGGCGGTGCGTGGCGTGGAGCACGTGATCTAA
- a CDS encoding thioredoxin domain-containing protein — protein sequence MQAQRQRGREVPAKRSPLPIFYTIIALIALVGGGALLWSIAARPAAPTGEGNTSGVHPLSAPVGTTPEGFYYKGSPDAPVKVIEYADFQCPACANVFQAIEGTIDQRYVETGKIQLIFHDFPLQQHDNAIPTAAASRCAGEQGKFWPMHNLLFARQRTWSDDRDITPRLLGYASDLGLDQAAFSTCLVSEKYVPALRDSAAAAIGSGIDSTPTYLVDGTKVTAPELEAAIEAALQAKGN from the coding sequence ATGCAGGCACAACGACAACGAGGCCGCGAGGTTCCTGCCAAACGCTCACCTCTGCCGATCTTTTATACGATCATCGCGCTGATCGCCCTTGTCGGCGGCGGCGCGTTACTTTGGAGCATCGCCGCGCGTCCGGCAGCGCCCACAGGCGAGGGCAACACCAGCGGCGTCCACCCGCTGAGCGCGCCGGTCGGCACGACGCCCGAAGGGTTTTACTACAAGGGCAGCCCCGACGCGCCGGTCAAAGTGATCGAGTACGCCGATTTCCAGTGCCCGGCCTGCGCCAATGTCTTCCAGGCGATTGAGGGTACGATCGACCAGCGCTACGTCGAGACAGGCAAGATCCAGTTGATCTTCCACGACTTCCCGCTTCAGCAGCACGACAACGCGATCCCAACCGCCGCGGCGTCGCGCTGTGCCGGTGAGCAGGGCAAGTTCTGGCCGATGCATAATCTGCTCTTTGCCCGCCAGCGCACATGGAGCGACGATCGCGACATCACGCCGCGTCTGCTGGGCTATGCCAGCGATCTGGGCCTCGATCAGGCGGCCTTCTCAACCTGTCTCGTCAGCGAGAAGTACGTGCCAGCGCTGCGCGACAGCGCCGCCGCCGCGATCGGGAGCGGCATCGACAGCACGCCGACGTACCTCGTAGACGGCACGAAGGTGACGGCCCCCGAACTCGAAGCGGCGATCGAGGCCGCGCTTCAGGCGAAGGGCAACTGA
- a CDS encoding multicopper oxidase domain-containing protein, with the protein MHQFHRLRWVALSALLVLVFGIAFYSNTPPTTSGATPAKANANPPTTRLTGSGLATQQVSNATVVGTIEIHGFDMGFKPATLNVEQPGRYTVKFVNDGVILHDVTFPNGVKIVADGGQSASAEVDIPAEGFTFICSVPGHAQAGMKGTITVGATAATGAGGGNAGGDHGGPPPASDVQPDASAPRYTPFDAAAPKALSGTTHDIDLVIEEKEMTVAEGFVQKVWTFGGTVPGPVIRVRVGDTVRIHLKNPTSSELPHSIDFHSSQVAWNDEMTSIKPGEEKLYEWKADYAGVWMYHCGTAPALHHIANGMYGMVIVEPSDGLPQVDKEFALVQSEWYLGPQKDLTSLDKAAAAAPAPDYVVFNGVANQYKDHPLQVGTGERVRMFVLNAGPSVDSSFHVVGTIFDTVIKEGYQLTRDNPGHYGSQVVDLSPAQGAIVEFTTAEDGLYPIVTHAFNFVGRGALGLIQAGDGDPLK; encoded by the coding sequence ATGCACCAGTTTCACCGTCTACGTTGGGTCGCGTTGAGCGCGCTGCTGGTCCTCGTCTTCGGGATCGCGTTTTACAGCAACACCCCTCCGACAACATCCGGCGCTACTCCGGCAAAAGCAAATGCCAACCCGCCGACGACCCGGCTCACAGGTTCGGGCCTGGCGACACAGCAAGTCAGCAATGCTACGGTGGTCGGCACGATCGAGATCCACGGCTTCGACATGGGCTTCAAGCCCGCTACGCTGAACGTCGAGCAGCCGGGACGCTACACGGTCAAGTTCGTCAACGACGGCGTGATACTGCATGATGTGACGTTCCCGAACGGCGTTAAGATCGTGGCGGACGGCGGCCAGAGTGCGAGCGCGGAGGTGGATATTCCGGCAGAAGGCTTTACGTTTATCTGCTCGGTGCCAGGCCATGCGCAGGCGGGGATGAAAGGCACGATCACCGTTGGGGCAACTGCCGCGACAGGCGCGGGCGGCGGCAACGCAGGCGGCGATCATGGCGGTCCACCGCCCGCCAGCGATGTGCAGCCCGACGCGAGCGCTCCCAGGTACACGCCCTTCGATGCAGCCGCGCCCAAGGCGCTGAGCGGCACGACCCACGACATCGATCTGGTGATCGAAGAAAAAGAGATGACCGTCGCCGAGGGCTTTGTGCAGAAGGTCTGGACTTTCGGCGGCACGGTGCCCGGCCCGGTTATCCGTGTCCGCGTGGGCGATACCGTGCGTATCCATCTCAAGAACCCGACGAGCAGCGAGCTGCCGCACTCGATCGACTTCCACTCCAGCCAGGTGGCCTGGAACGACGAGATGACCTCGATCAAGCCGGGCGAGGAGAAGCTGTACGAGTGGAAAGCCGATTACGCGGGCGTGTGGATGTATCACTGCGGCACGGCTCCGGCGCTGCACCACATCGCCAACGGCATGTACGGCATGGTGATCGTCGAGCCGAGCGATGGCCTGCCGCAGGTTGATAAAGAGTTCGCGCTGGTGCAGAGCGAGTGGTATCTCGGCCCGCAGAAGGATCTGACCAGCCTGGATAAGGCGGCGGCTGCCGCGCCCGCGCCGGACTATGTGGTCTTCAACGGCGTTGCCAACCAGTACAAAGATCATCCGCTCCAGGTGGGCACCGGAGAGCGCGTGCGCATGTTCGTGCTCAACGCCGGGCCGAGCGTCGATAGCTCGTTTCATGTGGTCGGCACGATCTTCGATACGGTGATCAAGGAAGGCTACCAGCTCACGCGCGACAATCCGGGCCACTACGGCTCGCAGGTCGTCGATCTCTCGCCAGCCCAGGGAGCGATCGTCGAGTTCACGACAGCGGAGGATGGACTCTATCCGATCGTCACGCACGCCTTCAACTTCGTGGGACGCGGCGCGCTCGGCCTCATCCAGGCTGGCGACGGCGATCCGCTGAAGTAG
- a CDS encoding DUF542 domain-containing protein, with amino-acid sequence MTINQHLPVSAAIDGADTLNEIVARYPQTLPALQGFGLDTCCGGGLLLRTTAEHHHLDPDQVLRVLQAIVEGDER; translated from the coding sequence GTGACTATTAATCAACACCTTCCGGTGTCGGCAGCGATCGACGGTGCCGACACCCTCAACGAGATCGTCGCGCGCTACCCGCAGACGCTCCCGGCGCTGCAAGGCTTTGGCCTCGATACCTGCTGCGGCGGCGGGCTACTGCTGCGGACTACGGCTGAGCACCACCATCTCGACCCCGATCAAGTGCTGCGGGTGCTTCAGGCGATCGTCGAAGGAGACGAGCGGTGA
- a CDS encoding vitamin K epoxide reductase family protein translates to MQARILYARMIAALLALLGLLDAAYLTLNRYQHNIALVCPVGAGCEAVQASRWSTLPPGGGLPVSVIGMAGYGLLLALALAGLHRERLGPLSIATALLALAGGGLLLSNYFMALQLFVIRALCFWCIISALLELGIFGAALYGWIVQKERRSQLTVHSPPFKELET, encoded by the coding sequence ATGCAGGCCCGAATACTGTATGCGCGGATGATCGCGGCGCTGCTGGCGCTGCTGGGTCTGCTCGACGCCGCGTATCTCACGCTCAACCGCTATCAGCATAACATTGCGCTGGTCTGTCCGGTTGGCGCTGGTTGCGAGGCGGTTCAGGCCAGCCGATGGAGCACGCTGCCACCCGGCGGCGGCCTTCCGGTGTCGGTGATCGGCATGGCGGGCTACGGCCTGCTGCTGGCTCTGGCGCTGGCCGGGTTGCATCGTGAGCGCCTGGGGCCGCTGTCGATCGCGACGGCGCTGCTGGCGCTGGCAGGCGGTGGGCTGCTGCTGTCAAACTACTTCATGGCGCTTCAGCTCTTTGTGATTCGGGCGCTCTGCTTCTGGTGTATCATTTCGGCGCTGCTGGAGCTAGGAATCTTCGGCGCGGCGCTCTACGGCTGGATCGTGCAGAAAGAACGACGTTCACAGCTCACCGTTCACAGCCCACCGTTTAAAGAACTCGAAACTTGA